A region of Pseudomonas sp. Marseille-Q3773 DNA encodes the following proteins:
- the kdsA gene encoding 3-deoxy-8-phosphooctulonate synthase: MTQKIIRVGNIEIANDKPFVLFGGMNVLESRDLAMKVCEEYVRVTEKLGIPYVFKASFDKANRSSVTSYRGPGMEEGLKIFEEIKRTFNVPVITDVHEPYQAEPVAKVCDIIQLPAFLSRQTDLVVAMAKTGAVINIKKAQFLAPQEMKHILAKCEEAGNDQLILCERGSSFGYNNLVVDMLGFGIMKQFEYPVFFDVTHALQMPGGRADSAGGRRAQVTDLAKAGMSQGLAGLFLEAHPDPDNAKCDGPCALRLDKLEPFLAQLKQLDDLVKSFPTVETA, translated from the coding sequence ATGACCCAGAAGATCATTCGCGTCGGTAACATCGAGATCGCCAACGACAAGCCGTTCGTCCTGTTCGGCGGCATGAACGTCCTGGAGTCCCGTGACCTGGCAATGAAGGTCTGCGAAGAGTACGTGCGGGTCACCGAGAAGCTCGGTATCCCGTACGTGTTCAAGGCCAGTTTCGACAAGGCCAACCGCTCGTCGGTGACGTCCTACCGCGGCCCCGGCATGGAAGAAGGGTTGAAGATCTTCGAGGAGATCAAGCGTACCTTCAACGTGCCGGTCATCACCGACGTGCACGAGCCCTACCAGGCCGAACCGGTGGCCAAGGTGTGCGACATCATCCAGCTGCCGGCCTTCCTGTCGCGGCAGACCGACCTGGTAGTGGCCATGGCCAAGACCGGCGCGGTGATCAACATCAAGAAGGCGCAGTTCCTCGCCCCCCAGGAAATGAAACACATTCTGGCCAAGTGCGAGGAAGCCGGTAACGACCAACTGATCCTCTGCGAGCGTGGTTCGAGCTTCGGCTACAACAACCTGGTGGTGGACATGCTCGGCTTCGGCATCATGAAGCAGTTCGAGTACCCGGTGTTCTTCGATGTGACCCATGCCCTGCAAATGCCAGGTGGTCGTGCCGATTCCGCCGGTGGCCGCCGCGCGCAGGTCACCGACCTGGCCAAGGCCGGCATGAGCCAGGGCCTGGCCGGCCTGTTCCTCGAAGCCCACCCCGATCCGGACAACGCCAAGTGCGATGGCCCATGCGCCCTGCGCCTGGACAAACTGGAGCCATTCCTGGCCCAGCTCAAGCAACTGGATGACCTGGTGAAAAGTTTTCCGACGGTAGAAACCGCGTAA
- the eno gene encoding phosphopyruvate hydratase — protein MAKIVDIKGREVLDSRGNPTVEADVLLDNGIIGSACAPSGASTGSREALELRDGDKSRYLGKGVLKAVANINGPIRDLLLGKDPADQKALDRAMIELDGTENKAKLGANAILAVSLAAAKAAAQDLDLPLYAHIANLNGTPGQYSMPVPMMNIINGGEHADNNVDIQEFMVQPVGAKTFSDGLRMGTEIFHHLKAVLKARGLNTAVGDEGGFAPNLASNEDALGAIAEAVEKAGYKLGTDVTLALDCAASEFYEDGKYNLSGEGKSFDAEGFADYLKGLTERFPIISIEDGLDESDWAGWKILTDKIGAKVQLVGDDLFVTNTKILKEGIEKGIGNSILIKFNQIGSLTETLEAIQMAKAAGYTAVISHRSGETEDSTIADLAVGTAAGQIKTGSLCRSDRVSKYNQLLRIEEQLGAKAVYRGRAEFRG, from the coding sequence ATGGCAAAAATCGTCGACATCAAAGGTCGTGAAGTTCTCGATTCGCGTGGCAACCCCACCGTGGAAGCCGATGTACTGCTCGACAACGGCATCATCGGCAGCGCTTGCGCGCCGTCCGGTGCTTCCACTGGCTCGCGCGAAGCGCTGGAGCTGCGTGATGGCGACAAGAGCCGTTACCTGGGCAAGGGTGTGCTGAAGGCCGTCGCCAACATCAACGGCCCGATCCGTGACCTGCTGCTGGGCAAGGACCCTGCCGACCAGAAGGCCCTGGACCGCGCCATGATCGAGCTGGACGGTACCGAGAACAAGGCCAAGCTGGGCGCCAACGCCATCCTGGCCGTCTCCCTGGCTGCCGCCAAGGCCGCAGCCCAGGACCTGGACCTGCCGCTGTACGCGCACATCGCCAACCTGAACGGCACCCCGGGCCAGTACTCGATGCCGGTTCCGATGATGAACATCATCAACGGCGGCGAGCACGCCGACAACAACGTCGACATCCAGGAGTTCATGGTTCAGCCGGTTGGCGCCAAGACCTTCTCCGACGGCCTGCGCATGGGTACCGAAATCTTCCACCACCTCAAAGCCGTGCTGAAGGCCCGTGGCCTGAACACCGCCGTGGGTGACGAAGGTGGTTTCGCCCCTAACCTGGCTTCCAACGAAGACGCCTTGGGCGCCATCGCCGAGGCGGTAGAAAAAGCCGGCTACAAGCTCGGCACCGACGTGACCCTGGCCCTGGACTGCGCGGCTTCGGAATTCTACGAAGACGGCAAGTACAACCTGTCCGGCGAAGGCAAGTCGTTCGACGCCGAAGGCTTCGCCGATTACCTCAAAGGTCTGACCGAGCGCTTCCCGATCATTTCGATCGAAGATGGCCTGGACGAGTCCGACTGGGCTGGCTGGAAGATCCTCACCGACAAGATCGGCGCCAAGGTGCAGCTGGTGGGCGACGACCTGTTCGTGACCAACACCAAGATCCTCAAGGAAGGCATCGAGAAGGGCATTGGTAACTCGATCCTGATCAAGTTCAACCAGATCGGCTCGCTGACCGAAACCCTGGAAGCCATCCAGATGGCCAAGGCTGCCGGCTACACCGCGGTGATTTCGCACCGTTCCGGTGAAACCGAAGACTCGACCATCGCCGACCTGGCGGTAGGTACCGCTGCTGGCCAGATCAAGACCGGCTCGCTGTGCCGTTCCGACCGCGTTTCCAAGTACAACCAGCTGCTGCGTATCGAAGAGCAACTGGGTGCCAAGGCGGTTTACCGTGGTCGTGCCGAGTTTCGCGGCTAA
- the ftsB gene encoding cell division protein FtsB, with the protein MRSPYWLFLVLLLLLGGLQYRLWVGNGSLAQVTELKQQIAEQHAENERLLERNRVLDAEVLELKKGMETVEERARHELGMVKEGETLFQLPQK; encoded by the coding sequence ATGCGCAGTCCTTATTGGTTGTTCCTTGTCCTGCTCCTGCTGCTGGGTGGTCTGCAATACCGCCTGTGGGTGGGTAATGGCAGCCTGGCGCAAGTGACCGAGCTGAAGCAGCAGATCGCCGAGCAGCATGCCGAGAACGAGCGCCTGCTTGAGCGAAACCGCGTGCTCGACGCCGAAGTGCTGGAGCTGAAAAAAGGCATGGAGACCGTTGAAGAACGGGCTCGCCACGAATTGGGAATGGTCAAAGAGGGCGAAACCCTCTTCCAGTTGCCACAGAAATGA
- the ispD gene encoding 2-C-methyl-D-erythritol 4-phosphate cytidylyltransferase, whose protein sequence is MIDTLPAFWAVIPAAGVGARMAADRPKQYLELAGQTILEHSLDCFLGHPTLKGVVVSIAEDDPYWSGLRCASDPRIQRAAGGRERADSVLNALLMLHAQGAADSDWVLVHDAARPNLARSDLDKLLSELANDPVGGLLAVPARDTLKRADADGRVGATVDRSTIWQAYTPQMFRLGALHRALAECLVSDVPVTDESSAIEWSGHAPRLVEGRSDNIKVTRPEDLEWMRQRWAGRR, encoded by the coding sequence ATGATCGATACGTTACCGGCCTTCTGGGCCGTGATTCCTGCTGCGGGCGTTGGTGCCCGCATGGCTGCCGACCGCCCCAAGCAATACCTGGAGCTGGCCGGGCAGACGATTCTCGAGCACAGCCTCGACTGTTTTCTTGGCCACCCGACGCTCAAGGGCGTGGTGGTCAGCATTGCCGAAGACGACCCGTACTGGTCTGGCCTGCGCTGTGCCAGTGACCCGCGCATCCAGCGCGCGGCGGGCGGCCGCGAGCGTGCCGATTCGGTGCTCAATGCCTTGCTCATGCTGCATGCCCAAGGGGCCGCGGACAGCGACTGGGTGCTGGTGCACGATGCCGCGCGACCGAACCTGGCGCGCAGCGATCTGGACAAACTGTTGTCGGAACTGGCGAACGACCCGGTGGGTGGCCTGCTGGCGGTGCCGGCGCGCGATACCCTCAAGCGGGCCGATGCCGATGGCCGGGTGGGCGCCACCGTAGACCGCAGTACCATCTGGCAGGCCTATACCCCGCAAATGTTCCGCCTGGGGGCCTTGCATCGGGCGCTGGCCGAGTGCCTGGTGTCGGATGTGCCGGTGACCGACGAGTCCTCCGCCATCGAGTGGTCCGGCCATGCCCCGCGGCTGGTCGAAGGGCGCAGCGACAACATCAAGGTGACCCGGCCAGAAGACCTGGAGTGGATGCGCCAGCGTTGGGCAGGGCGGCGCTGA
- a CDS encoding LysR substrate-binding domain-containing protein: protein MSSRWEGIDEFVAVAETGQFTAAAARLGVSSSHISRQIARLEERLQTRLLYRSTRRVTLSEAGQTFLQHCQRLQDGREEALRAMGDLASEPKGLLRMTCAVAYGERFIVPLVTRFMAQYPQLRVDVELSNHTLDLVHEGMDLAIRLGRLADSRLVATRLAPRRMYLCASPAYLERYGRPHSLSELARHNCLVGSSELWALQQDGREISQRVQGNWRCNSGQAVLDAALQGMGLCQLPDYYVLEHLNSGALVSLLEAHQPPNTAVWALYPQQRHLSPKVRRLGDYLKEGVAGVPEYRQG from the coding sequence ATGAGTAGCCGCTGGGAAGGCATCGACGAATTCGTCGCCGTGGCAGAAACCGGCCAGTTCACTGCGGCCGCCGCGCGCCTGGGGGTTTCTTCGTCGCATATCAGCCGGCAGATTGCCCGGCTGGAAGAACGCCTGCAGACCCGCTTGCTGTACCGCAGCACCCGGCGGGTAACCCTGAGCGAAGCCGGGCAGACCTTTCTGCAGCACTGCCAGCGCCTGCAGGATGGCCGCGAGGAAGCCCTGCGCGCCATGGGTGACCTGGCCAGCGAGCCCAAGGGCTTGTTGCGCATGACCTGCGCTGTGGCCTATGGCGAGCGCTTCATCGTGCCGCTGGTGACCCGGTTCATGGCGCAATACCCGCAGTTGCGGGTGGACGTGGAACTGAGCAACCACACCCTCGACCTGGTGCATGAGGGCATGGACCTGGCCATCCGCCTGGGCCGGCTGGCCGACTCCCGGCTGGTGGCCACCCGCCTGGCGCCACGGCGCATGTACCTGTGCGCCTCGCCGGCCTACCTGGAACGTTATGGGCGGCCGCACAGCCTGTCGGAGCTGGCGCGGCACAATTGCCTGGTAGGCAGTTCGGAGCTGTGGGCATTGCAGCAGGATGGCCGCGAAATCAGCCAGCGGGTACAGGGCAACTGGCGCTGCAACAGCGGGCAGGCCGTGCTGGATGCGGCGTTGCAGGGCATGGGCTTGTGTCAGTTGCCGGATTACTACGTGCTGGAGCACCTGAACAGTGGTGCCCTGGTGTCATTGCTGGAAGCGCACCAGCCGCCGAACACGGCGGTATGGGCGCTGTATCCGCAGCAGCGGCACCTGTCGCCAAAAGTACGGCGGTTGGGGGATTACCTGAAGGAAGGGGTGGCGGGGGTGCCGGAGTATCGGCAAGGCTGA
- a CDS encoding S-(hydroxymethyl)glutathione dehydrogenase/class III alcohol dehydrogenase — protein MIKSRAAVAFEAKKPLEIVEVDVAMPKAGEVLLRVVASGVCHTDAYTLSGADPEGIFPSILGHEGGAIVEAVGEGVTSVAVGDHVIPLYTPECGKCKFCLSGKTNLCQAIRATQGKGLMPDGTTRFSYKGQQLFHYMGTSTFSEYTVLPEISVAKIQKEAPLEKVCLLGCGVTTGIGAVLNTAKVKPGDTVAIFGLGGIGLSAVIGAVKAKASRIIAIDINPAKFEIARQLGATDCINPKDYDRPIQEVIVDLTDGGVDFSFECIGNVQLMRAALECCHKGWGESVIIGVAGAGQEIATRPFQLVTGRVWRGSAFGGVRGRSELPSYVEMSEKGEIPLDTFITHTMGLEDINKAFDLMHEGKSIRSVIHF, from the coding sequence ATGATCAAGTCCCGTGCTGCCGTAGCCTTCGAAGCCAAGAAACCGCTGGAAATCGTCGAAGTCGACGTAGCCATGCCCAAGGCCGGTGAAGTGCTGCTGCGCGTAGTCGCCAGCGGTGTCTGCCACACCGATGCCTATACCCTTTCCGGTGCCGACCCGGAGGGCATCTTCCCGTCGATCCTTGGCCACGAAGGCGGCGCGATCGTCGAGGCGGTGGGCGAAGGCGTGACGTCGGTCGCCGTCGGTGACCATGTCATTCCGCTGTACACCCCGGAATGCGGCAAGTGCAAATTCTGCCTCTCCGGCAAGACCAACCTGTGCCAGGCCATCCGCGCCACCCAGGGCAAGGGCCTGATGCCGGATGGCACCACGCGTTTCTCCTACAAGGGCCAGCAGCTGTTCCACTACATGGGCACCTCGACCTTCTCCGAATACACCGTGCTGCCGGAAATCTCCGTGGCCAAGATCCAGAAAGAAGCGCCACTGGAGAAGGTCTGCCTGCTGGGTTGCGGTGTCACCACCGGTATCGGCGCGGTACTCAACACCGCCAAGGTCAAGCCGGGTGATACCGTGGCCATCTTCGGCCTCGGCGGCATCGGCCTGTCGGCAGTGATCGGCGCGGTGAAGGCCAAGGCCTCGCGGATCATCGCCATCGACATCAACCCGGCCAAGTTCGAGATCGCGCGCCAGCTGGGTGCTACCGACTGCATCAACCCAAAAGACTACGACCGCCCGATCCAGGAAGTGATTGTCGACCTCACCGACGGCGGCGTGGACTTCTCCTTCGAGTGCATCGGCAACGTGCAACTGATGCGTGCTGCGCTGGAATGCTGCCACAAGGGCTGGGGTGAGTCGGTCATCATCGGCGTGGCCGGTGCCGGCCAGGAAATCGCCACCCGTCCGTTCCAGTTGGTCACCGGGCGCGTCTGGCGTGGTTCGGCGTTCGGCGGCGTGCGTGGCCGCAGCGAACTGCCAAGCTACGTGGAAATGTCCGAAAAGGGCGAGATCCCGCTGGACACGTTCATCACCCACACCATGGGCCTGGAAGACATCAACAAGGCCTTCGACCTGATGCACGAAGGCAAGAGCATCCGCAGCGTGATCCACTTCTGA
- the fghA gene encoding S-formylglutathione hydrolase → MSLDNISCQKSFGGWHKRYRHHSRVLGCDMVFAVYLPPQAEQGEKLPVLYWLSGLTCTDENFMQKAGAQRLAAELGLIIVAPDTSPRGEQVPGDPDGAWDFGLGAGFYLNATQQPWAQHYRMHDYVVEELPALIEAHFPASAERSISGHSMGGHGALVCALRNPGRYRSVSAFSPISNPMDCPWGEKAFSRYLGEDRARWREWDASVLLAETPAGECPPLLVDQGDRDDFLEKQLKPEALEQAARKGGHALTLRLQPGYDHSYYFIASFIEEHLRHHAVALGRV, encoded by the coding sequence ATGAGCCTGGATAACATCTCCTGCCAGAAGAGCTTCGGCGGCTGGCACAAGCGTTACCGGCATCACTCCAGGGTGCTGGGCTGTGACATGGTGTTCGCCGTGTACCTGCCACCGCAGGCCGAGCAGGGCGAGAAGCTGCCGGTGCTGTACTGGCTCAGCGGCCTCACCTGTACCGACGAGAACTTCATGCAGAAGGCCGGCGCCCAGCGCCTGGCCGCCGAGCTGGGGCTGATCATCGTCGCGCCGGACACCAGCCCGCGTGGCGAGCAGGTGCCGGGCGACCCTGACGGAGCCTGGGATTTCGGCCTGGGGGCGGGCTTCTACCTCAACGCCACCCAGCAACCCTGGGCGCAACACTACCGCATGCACGACTACGTGGTGGAAGAGTTGCCGGCCCTGATCGAAGCGCATTTCCCGGCATCGGCCGAGCGCAGCATCAGCGGCCATTCCATGGGCGGCCATGGTGCGCTGGTGTGTGCCTTGCGTAACCCGGGGCGGTACCGCTCGGTGTCGGCGTTCTCGCCAATCAGCAACCCGATGGATTGCCCATGGGGTGAAAAGGCCTTCAGCCGCTACCTGGGCGAAGACCGTGCACGCTGGCGCGAATGGGATGCCAGCGTGCTGCTGGCCGAGACGCCGGCGGGCGAGTGCCCGCCGCTGCTGGTCGACCAGGGTGACCGGGACGACTTTCTCGAGAAGCAGCTCAAGCCCGAAGCGCTGGAGCAGGCGGCACGCAAAGGCGGGCATGCGCTGACCCTGCGCCTGCAACCGGGTTATGACCATAGCTACTACTTCATCGCCAGCTTCATCGAGGAGCACCTGCGTCACCATGCGGTGGCGCTGGGGCGGGTGTAG
- the ispF gene encoding 2-C-methyl-D-erythritol 2,4-cyclodiphosphate synthase, producing the protein MRIGHGYDVHRFCDGDFITLGGVRIPHKYGLLAHSDGDVLLHALSDALLGAAALGDIGKHFPDTDPQFKGADSRVLLRHVVGIVLAKGWKVGNIDATIVAQAPKMAPHIETMRKRIAEDLQVELDQVNVKATTTEKLGFTGREEGIAVHAVALLLPA; encoded by the coding sequence ATGCGTATTGGCCACGGCTACGATGTGCACCGTTTCTGCGACGGTGATTTCATTACCCTGGGCGGGGTGCGTATCCCCCATAAATACGGCCTCCTGGCTCACTCCGATGGCGACGTGCTGCTGCACGCCCTGAGCGATGCCTTGCTGGGCGCGGCGGCGCTGGGCGATATCGGCAAACATTTCCCCGACACCGACCCGCAGTTCAAGGGCGCCGATAGCCGCGTGCTGCTGCGCCACGTGGTCGGCATCGTCCTGGCCAAAGGCTGGAAGGTCGGCAATATCGACGCCACCATCGTCGCCCAGGCGCCAAAGATGGCCCCACACATCGAGACCATGCGCAAGCGCATCGCCGAAGACCTGCAGGTCGAACTCGATCAGGTCAACGTCAAGGCCACCACCACTGAAAAACTGGGCTTCACCGGTCGCGAGGAGGGTATCGCCGTGCATGCGGTTGCCCTGCTGCTGCCAGCATGA
- the truD gene encoding tRNA pseudouridine(13) synthase TruD — translation MTELELLGPRASGEPLGTAVLKAVAEDFQVDEVLDIPLSGQGEHLWLWVEKRDLNTEEAARRLARAAGVPVRSISYAGLKDRQALTRQWFSLHLPGKADPDLSRAEDASLRVLRQVRHQRKLQRGAHSANGFTLRLTALAADHQALNARLEQLKQHGVPNYFGSQRFGHAGGNVHDALDWAARKALPEQRNVRSRLLSAGRSYLFNQLLAARVADGSWSRAQVGDLLAFTDSRSFFPAGEAECADPRLALLDLHPTGPLWGAGDSPAAAATGQLENAIGARQPALCQWLAQAGMDHERRILRLPIGGLTWHYPEPDILQLEFVLPAGCFATVVVREVVDLVSAGQTDSPCVF, via the coding sequence ATGACCGAACTGGAACTGCTGGGCCCGCGCGCATCGGGCGAACCCTTGGGCACTGCTGTACTCAAGGCGGTGGCGGAAGACTTCCAGGTCGACGAAGTGCTGGACATTCCGTTGTCGGGGCAGGGTGAGCACTTGTGGCTGTGGGTCGAAAAGCGTGACCTCAACACTGAAGAGGCCGCCCGCCGCCTGGCGCGCGCTGCCGGCGTGCCGGTGCGCAGCATCAGCTACGCTGGGCTCAAGGACCGCCAGGCACTGACCCGGCAATGGTTCAGCCTGCACCTGCCGGGCAAGGCTGACCCGGACCTGTCGCGTGCCGAGGATGCCAGCCTGCGCGTGCTCAGGCAGGTGCGCCACCAGCGCAAGCTGCAGCGCGGTGCGCATTCGGCCAACGGCTTCACCCTGCGCCTGACCGCCCTGGCTGCCGACCACCAGGCGCTGAACGCACGCCTGGAACAGCTCAAGCAGCACGGGGTGCCCAACTATTTCGGCAGCCAGCGCTTCGGTCACGCCGGCGGCAATGTTCATGACGCCCTCGACTGGGCCGCGCGCAAGGCCCTGCCCGAACAGCGCAACGTACGTTCGCGGCTGCTGTCGGCCGGGCGCAGCTACCTGTTCAACCAGTTGTTGGCCGCCCGTGTCGCCGATGGCAGTTGGTCGCGGGCGCAAGTGGGCGACCTGCTGGCCTTCACCGACAGTCGCAGTTTCTTCCCGGCGGGGGAGGCCGAATGCGCCGACCCACGCCTGGCGCTCCTGGACCTGCACCCGACCGGCCCGCTGTGGGGCGCGGGCGATTCGCCAGCGGCCGCTGCCACCGGGCAGCTGGAAAACGCCATCGGCGCACGCCAGCCAGCACTTTGCCAATGGTTGGCCCAGGCGGGCATGGATCACGAACGGCGTATTCTGCGGCTCCCTATTGGCGGCCTGACGTGGCATTATCCCGAGCCTGATATCCTGCAACTGGAATTCGTCCTTCCGGCCGGATGCTTCGCCACCGTGGTGGTGCGCGAAGTCGTGGATCTGGTGTCGGCAGGGCAGACGGACAGCCCATGCGTATTCTGA
- the surE gene encoding 5'/3'-nucleotidase SurE yields the protein MRILISNDDGVTAPGIAALHAALADYAECVVIAPDQDKSGASSSLTLDRPLHPQTLANGFISLNGTPTDCVHLGLNGLLPQTPDMVVSGINLGANLGDDVLYSGTVAAALEGRFLGGTSLAFSLLSRQPDNLPTAAHIARRLVEAQSRLTLPPRTVLNVNIPNLPLEHIRGIQLTRLGHRARAAAPTKVVNPRGKEGYWIAVAGDAEDGGPGTDFHAVMQGYVSITPLQLDRTFNDAFEQLDGWLEGLL from the coding sequence ATGCGTATTCTGATTTCGAACGACGACGGTGTTACCGCACCCGGCATCGCCGCGCTGCACGCTGCGCTGGCGGATTACGCCGAGTGCGTGGTGATCGCCCCGGATCAAGACAAGAGCGGCGCCAGCAGTTCGCTGACGCTGGACCGGCCACTGCACCCGCAGACCCTGGCCAATGGCTTCATCAGCCTCAACGGTACGCCGACCGACTGCGTGCACCTGGGGCTCAATGGGCTGTTGCCGCAGACGCCGGACATGGTCGTGTCGGGGATCAACCTCGGTGCCAACCTGGGCGACGACGTGCTCTATTCGGGCACGGTCGCCGCCGCGCTGGAAGGCCGTTTCCTCGGCGGGACCTCGCTGGCGTTCTCGCTGTTGTCGCGCCAGCCGGACAACCTGCCGACGGCAGCCCATATCGCCCGCCGCCTGGTCGAGGCGCAGTCACGCCTGACCTTGCCGCCACGCACCGTGCTCAACGTCAATATTCCCAACCTGCCGCTGGAACACATCCGCGGTATCCAGCTGACCCGCCTCGGTCACCGGGCGCGGGCGGCAGCGCCGACCAAGGTGGTCAACCCGCGCGGCAAGGAAGGCTACTGGATCGCCGTGGCCGGGGATGCCGAGGACGGCGGGCCGGGCACCGATTTCCACGCCGTGATGCAAGGCTACGTGTCGATCACCCCGCTGCAGCTCGACCGCACCTTCAATGATGCCTTCGAGCAGCTCGACGGTTGGCTGGAGGGCCTGCTCTGA
- a CDS encoding protein-L-isoaspartate(D-aspartate) O-methyltransferase has protein sequence MTSQRTRERLIQRLCEEGVSNSKVLDVIRRTPRHLFVDEALAHRAYEDTALPIGHNQTISQPFMVAHMSELLLEAGPLDKVLEIGTGSGYQTAILAQLVERVFSVERIKVLQDRAKERLVELNLRNVVFRWGDGCEGWPALAPYNGIIVTAVAPEVPQALLDQLAPGGRMVIPVGPAGETQQLMLIVREEHGFSRRVLGAVRFVPLLNGPLA, from the coding sequence ATGACTTCCCAGCGTACCCGGGAGCGTCTTATCCAGCGCCTGTGTGAAGAGGGGGTGTCGAACAGCAAGGTACTCGACGTGATCCGTCGTACTCCGCGCCACCTGTTCGTCGATGAGGCGCTGGCGCATCGTGCCTACGAAGACACCGCGCTGCCGATCGGCCACAACCAGACCATTTCCCAGCCGTTCATGGTTGCCCACATGAGCGAGCTGCTGCTGGAAGCCGGGCCGCTGGACAAGGTGCTGGAGATCGGCACCGGTTCGGGCTACCAGACGGCGATCCTGGCCCAGCTGGTCGAACGGGTGTTCTCGGTGGAGCGCATCAAGGTCCTGCAGGACCGCGCCAAGGAGCGCCTGGTGGAGCTGAACCTGCGCAACGTGGTGTTTCGCTGGGGCGACGGTTGCGAGGGTTGGCCGGCGCTGGCGCCGTACAACGGCATCATCGTCACAGCCGTGGCGCCGGAAGTGCCGCAGGCGCTGCTCGACCAGCTGGCGCCTGGCGGCCGTATGGTGATCCCGGTGGGGCCGGCCGGCGAAACGCAGCAGCTGATGCTGATCGTGCGTGAAGAACATGGGTTCTCCCGCCGTGTGCTCGGCGCTGTGCGCTTCGTGCCGCTGCTCAACGGTCCGCTGGCCTGA
- a CDS encoding peptidoglycan DD-metalloendopeptidase family protein, whose translation MGHTVIRQRKDGSGFTLLVIALAMSTLLVGCSSTSSNSARVVDRNNSVPKRPAVTSGQYIVKPGDTLFSIAFRYGWDYKELAARNGIAAPYTIRPGQAIRFSSGSSGSTTVVSSPSSSSKTTVIRRPAGSPATTPAGPGKTAAPAASSSAPVVATVPAAERAVGGWTWPANGVLIGKFASNGSLNKGIDIAGDLGQPVFAASDGAVVYAGSGLRGYGELIIIKHSDTYVSAYGHNRRLLVREGQQVKAGQSIAEMGSTGTDRVKLHFEIRRQGKPVDPLQFLPRR comes from the coding sequence GTGGGTCACACAGTCATTCGGCAGCGCAAGGACGGGTCGGGTTTCACGCTTCTGGTGATTGCACTGGCCATGAGTACGCTACTGGTGGGTTGCTCGAGCACCAGCAGCAACAGCGCGCGGGTGGTCGACCGTAACAACAGCGTACCCAAGCGCCCGGCGGTGACCTCCGGGCAGTACATCGTCAAGCCTGGCGATACGCTGTTCTCCATCGCCTTCCGTTATGGTTGGGACTACAAGGAACTGGCTGCGCGTAACGGCATCGCGGCGCCTTATACCATCCGCCCGGGGCAGGCGATTCGTTTCAGCAGTGGTTCGTCCGGCAGTACCACGGTGGTGTCCAGCCCCTCATCGTCGAGCAAGACCACGGTCATCCGCCGGCCTGCGGGCAGTCCGGCTACAACCCCTGCCGGCCCTGGCAAAACGGCCGCGCCGGCAGCTTCCAGCAGCGCCCCGGTGGTCGCTACGGTGCCCGCCGCGGAGCGTGCGGTGGGTGGCTGGACCTGGCCAGCCAATGGCGTGCTGATTGGAAAATTCGCTTCAAACGGTAGTTTGAATAAAGGCATTGATATCGCCGGTGATTTGGGACAGCCTGTTTTTGCTGCGTCTGATGGTGCAGTGGTCTACGCCGGGAGTGGGCTGCGGGGCTACGGCGAGCTGATCATCATCAAGCACAGCGACACCTACGTCAGTGCCTACGGTCATAACCGCAGGCTGTTGGTTCGGGAGGGGCAGCAGGTCAAGGCAGGGCAGTCGATTGCTGAAATGGGGTCCACGGGCACAGATCGGGTGAAGCTGCATTTCGAGATTCGCCGCCAGGGCAAACCCGTCGATCCGCTCCAGTTCCTGCCACGTCGTTGA